One genomic segment of Hordeum vulgare subsp. vulgare chromosome 2H, MorexV3_pseudomolecules_assembly, whole genome shotgun sequence includes these proteins:
- the LOC123431380 gene encoding germin-like protein 8-14, producing the protein MAKAVLLLLLPLLLVLLPPPFGCVAQLAKEFCVADLASTDTPAGYPCKLQAAVTADDFYYRGLGTTGPIIQPFKISLSSAFVTNFPGVNGFGISAARVDLAVGGVVPLHWHPAATELIFVLEGTLSCGFISATSNRVYTNTLYKGDLMVLPQGQQHFQYNIGNTTAAALSTYSSHNPVVQTLDFALFANNLPTEVVSKVTLLDDLQVKKLKAIFGGTG; encoded by the coding sequence ATGGCAAAGgctgtgctcctcctcctcctgcctttgttgctggtgctgctgcCGCCGCCCTTTGGCTGTGTCGCCCAGCTGGCCAAGGAGTTCTGCGTGGCCGACCTGGCCAGCACCGACACGCCGGCCGGCTACCCGTGCAAGCTCCAGGCCGCCGTCACCGCCGATGACTTCTACTACCGCGGGTTGGGCACCACAGGCCCGATAATCCAGCCCTTCAAGATCAGCCTGTCGTCGGCCTTCGTCACCAACTTCCCCGGCGTGAACGGGTTCGGCATCTCCGCGGCGCGCGTCGACTTGGCCGTAGGCGGGGTGGTGCCGCTGCACTGGCACCCGGCGGCCACGGAGCTCATCTTCGTGCTGGAGGGCACCCTGTCGTGCGGCTTCATCAGCGCCACCTCCAACAGGGTCTACACCAACACCTTGTACAAGGGAGACCTGATGGTGCTCCCCCAGGGCCAGCAGCACTTCCAGTACAACATCGGCAACACCACGGCGGCGGCGCTCTCCACCTACAGCAGCCACAACCCCGTCGTGCAGACCCTCGACTTTGCGCTCTTCGCCAACAACCTACCGACGGAGGTGGTCAGCAAGGTCaccctcctcgacgacttgcagGTCAAGAAGCTCAAGGCCATCTTCGGCGGGACGGGATGA